The Humulus lupulus chromosome 4, drHumLupu1.1, whole genome shotgun sequence genome has a window encoding:
- the LOC133831713 gene encoding potassium channel SKOR-like isoform X1, which produces MESDHHDHEQERKREEEKYEDDDEEEVEFEDESKRKWWKRAYSLLMRSDNGGELGGEGSSSTITTRFGRPIGNGTSLNHHFDQLVIHPDNWWYVVWTHFILIWAVYSSFFTPLEFGFFRGLPEDLFLLDIAGQFAFLLDIVVRFFVAYRDFHSHRMVYDRKLIALRYLKSRFTVDILGCLPWDYIYKASGRKEPVRYLLCIRLSRACRVTEFFEKLEKDTRMNYMFTKIVKLFVVELYCTHTAACILYYLATTVEPSQEGYTWIGSLKMGDYSYSQFREINLWKRYITSLYFSIVTMATVGYGDVHAVNVREMIFIMIYISLDMILGAYLLGNIAALVVKGSNTEKFRDKMADLIKYMNRNKLDKHTSKKIKDHLRLQFDRSYTEASGLQDIPISIRHKISQNLYESYIKQTSLFKGCSTGFIKQIAISVHEEFFLPGEVIIEQGNVIDQLYIVCHGALEEVGNDEGDKTEEFCRQLQTYSSFGEVSFLCNTPQRYTVVARELCRVLRLDKHSFTEILKIYFLDGRIVLNNLLEGKDLSIRKKLLESDITIYIGTHELELATRVNCAAYVGDLYRVKRMIEAGADPNNTDYDGRCALHVAASKGYEDITAFLIEQGVNVNNTDNFGNTPLLEALKNGHDRVDSLLTSAGAVLTIDDTGSFLCSTVARRDLDLLKRVLAKDINPNVKNYDHRTPLHIAASEGLSQMAELLLEAGATVFSKDRWGNTPLDEARIGGDKKLIKLLEVARSSQLLEFSESYQENKDGTKEIDA; this is translated from the exons ATGGAAAGTGATCACCATGATCAtgagcaagaaagaaaaagagaagaagaaaagtatgaagatgatgatgaagaagaagtcgAGTTTGAAGACGAGTCCaagagaaaatggtggaaaagggCTTATAGTTTGTTGATGAGAAGTGATAACGGTGGTGAATTAGGTGGCGAAGGTTCTTCTTCTACCATAACCACTCGATTTGGGAGACCAATTGGAAATGGAACCAGTTTAAATCATCATTTCGACCAATTAGTCATTCATCCTGATAACTG GTGGTACGTGGTGTGGACGCACTTCATTCTGATATGGGCAGTCTACTCCTCCTTCTTCACTCCACTCGAGTTCGGCTTCTTCAGAGGACTACCGGAAGACCTCTTCCTTCTCGACATCGCCGGCCAATTCGCCTTTCTCCTCGACATTGTCGTCCGCTTCTTCGTCGCCTACCGTGACTTCCATTCCCACCGCATGGTCTACGATCGCAAACTCATTGCTCTTCg GTACTTGAAGTCTCGATTCACCGTTGATATTCTGGGTTGCTTGCCTTGGGATTATATCTATAAG GCTTCTGGGAGAAAAGAGCCAGTGAGGTACTTATTATGCATTAGGCTAAGTCGAGCTTGTAGAGTCACAGAGTTTTTTGAGAAATTGGAAAAGGATACTCGTATGAATTACATGTTTACGAAGATCGTAAAACTTTTCGTTGTTGAGCTCTACTGCACGCATACAGCTGCTTGCATCCTTTATTATCTTGCTACCACTGTCGAGCCATCTCAGGAAGGATACACATGGATAGGAAGTTTGAAGATGGGTGATTATAGCTATTCCCAATTTAGAGAGATTAATCTTTGGAAGCGTTATATAACCTCACTCTATTTTTCCATTGTTACCATGGCGACTGTTG GTTATGGAGATGTACACGCCGTCAATGTCAGGGAAATGATATTCATAATGATTTATATATCTCTGGATATGATTCTTGGTGCTTATCTGCTTGGTAATATAGCAGCTCTAGTAGTAAAAGGCTCAAACACGGAAAAATTTAGAGATAAGATGGCCGACCTTATCAAATACATGAACAGAAACAAACTGGACAAACATACAAGCAAGAAAATTAAAGACCACTTACGGTTACAATTTGACCGGAGCTACACTGAGGCTTCTGGTCTTCAGGATATTCCAATATCTATTCGCCACAAG ATTTCACAGAACTTATATGAGTCGTATATTAAACAAACTTCTCTTTTCAAGGGCTGCTCTACAGGATTCATAAAGCAGATT GCAATCAGTGTCCATGAGGAGTTTTTCCTTCCAGGAGAAGTGATCATAGAGCAGGGAAATGTAATAGATCAACTTTACATTGTATGCCATGGTGCGCTG GAGGAGGTAGGGAATGATGAAGGTGATAAAACCGAAGAGTTTTGTAGACAGCTACAGACCTATAGCTCATTTGGCGAGGTTTCTTTTCTTTGCAATACTCCTCAGCGTTATACTGTTGTGGCTCGTGAACTGTGTAGAGTTTTGCGACTCGATAAACATTCCTTTActgaaatcctaaaaatatactTTTTAGATGGACGGATCGTATTGAACAACCTCCTCGAG GGAAAAGACTTAAGTATTCGAAAGAAGCTTTTGGAGTCAGATATCACAATTTACATTGGAACTCATGAACTAGAACTGGCTACAAGGGTTAACTGTGCTGCTTATGTCGGTGATCTTTATCGAGTAAAACGCATGATTGAAGCTGGAGCAGATCCAAACAATACAGATTATGATGGTAGATGTGCTTTG CATGTTGCAGCATCTAAAGGGTATGAAGATATTACCGCTTTCCTGATTGAACAAGGAGTTAATGTCAATAATACAG ATAATTTTGGAAACACTCCTTTACTGGAAGCCCTCAAGAATGGTCATGATCGAGTAGATTCATTGCTCACCAGTGCCGGAGCTGTCCTCACCATTGATGACACTGGTAGTTTTCTCTGCAGTACAGTTGCTAGAAGGGACCTGGATCTTCTTAAAAGGGTTTTGGCGAAGGACATCAATCCAAATGTGAAGAACTATGATCACAGAACACCACTCCACATAGCTGCTTCGGAAGGGCTATCTCAAATGGCAGAATTACTATTAGAAGCAGGAGCAACTGTTTTTTCCAAGGACAG ATGGGGAAATACTCCACTCGACGAAGCCCGAATAGGTGGCGATAAAAAGTTGATTAAGTTGCTTGAAGTTGCAAGATCTTCTCAGTTGTTGGAGTTCTCTGAATCTTATCAAGAAAATAAAG ATGGAACAAAAGAAATAGATGCCTAG
- the LOC133831713 gene encoding potassium channel SKOR-like isoform X2, with the protein MESDHHDHEQERKREEEKYEDDDEEEVEFEDESKRKWWKRAYSLLMRSDNGGELGGEGSSSTITTRFGRPIGNGTSLNHHFDQLVIHPDNWWYVVWTHFILIWAVYSSFFTPLEFGFFRGLPEDLFLLDIAGQFAFLLDIVVRFFVAYRDFHSHRMVYDRKLIALRYLKSRFTVDILGCLPWDYIYKASGRKEPVRYLLCIRLSRACRVTEFFEKLEKDTRMNYMFTKIVKLFVVELYCTHTAACILYYLATTVEPSQEGYTWIGSLKMGDYSYSQFREINLWKRYITSLYFSIVTMATVGYGDVHAVNVREMIFIMIYISLDMILGAYLLGNIAALVVKGSNTEKFRDKMADLIKYMNRNKLDKHTSKKIKDHLRLQFDRSYTEASGLQDIPISIRHKISQNLYESYIKQTSLFKGCSTGFIKQIAISVHEEFFLPGEVIIEQGNVIDQLYIVCHGALEEVGNDEGDKTEEFCRQLQTYSSFGEVSFLCNTPQRYTVVARELCRVLRLDKHSFTEILKIYFLDGRIVLNNLLEGKDLSIRKKLLESDITIYIGTHELELATRVNCAAYVGDLYRVKRMIEAGADPNNTDYDGRCALHVAASKGYEDITAFLIEQGVNVNNTDNFGNTPLLEALKNGHDRVDSLLTSAGAVLTIDDTGSFLCSTVARRDLDLLKRVLAKDINPNVKNYDHRTPLHIAASEGLSQMAELLLEAGATVFSKDRWGNTPLDEARIGGDKKLIKLLEVARSSQLLEFSESYQENKVCH; encoded by the exons ATGGAAAGTGATCACCATGATCAtgagcaagaaagaaaaagagaagaagaaaagtatgaagatgatgatgaagaagaagtcgAGTTTGAAGACGAGTCCaagagaaaatggtggaaaagggCTTATAGTTTGTTGATGAGAAGTGATAACGGTGGTGAATTAGGTGGCGAAGGTTCTTCTTCTACCATAACCACTCGATTTGGGAGACCAATTGGAAATGGAACCAGTTTAAATCATCATTTCGACCAATTAGTCATTCATCCTGATAACTG GTGGTACGTGGTGTGGACGCACTTCATTCTGATATGGGCAGTCTACTCCTCCTTCTTCACTCCACTCGAGTTCGGCTTCTTCAGAGGACTACCGGAAGACCTCTTCCTTCTCGACATCGCCGGCCAATTCGCCTTTCTCCTCGACATTGTCGTCCGCTTCTTCGTCGCCTACCGTGACTTCCATTCCCACCGCATGGTCTACGATCGCAAACTCATTGCTCTTCg GTACTTGAAGTCTCGATTCACCGTTGATATTCTGGGTTGCTTGCCTTGGGATTATATCTATAAG GCTTCTGGGAGAAAAGAGCCAGTGAGGTACTTATTATGCATTAGGCTAAGTCGAGCTTGTAGAGTCACAGAGTTTTTTGAGAAATTGGAAAAGGATACTCGTATGAATTACATGTTTACGAAGATCGTAAAACTTTTCGTTGTTGAGCTCTACTGCACGCATACAGCTGCTTGCATCCTTTATTATCTTGCTACCACTGTCGAGCCATCTCAGGAAGGATACACATGGATAGGAAGTTTGAAGATGGGTGATTATAGCTATTCCCAATTTAGAGAGATTAATCTTTGGAAGCGTTATATAACCTCACTCTATTTTTCCATTGTTACCATGGCGACTGTTG GTTATGGAGATGTACACGCCGTCAATGTCAGGGAAATGATATTCATAATGATTTATATATCTCTGGATATGATTCTTGGTGCTTATCTGCTTGGTAATATAGCAGCTCTAGTAGTAAAAGGCTCAAACACGGAAAAATTTAGAGATAAGATGGCCGACCTTATCAAATACATGAACAGAAACAAACTGGACAAACATACAAGCAAGAAAATTAAAGACCACTTACGGTTACAATTTGACCGGAGCTACACTGAGGCTTCTGGTCTTCAGGATATTCCAATATCTATTCGCCACAAG ATTTCACAGAACTTATATGAGTCGTATATTAAACAAACTTCTCTTTTCAAGGGCTGCTCTACAGGATTCATAAAGCAGATT GCAATCAGTGTCCATGAGGAGTTTTTCCTTCCAGGAGAAGTGATCATAGAGCAGGGAAATGTAATAGATCAACTTTACATTGTATGCCATGGTGCGCTG GAGGAGGTAGGGAATGATGAAGGTGATAAAACCGAAGAGTTTTGTAGACAGCTACAGACCTATAGCTCATTTGGCGAGGTTTCTTTTCTTTGCAATACTCCTCAGCGTTATACTGTTGTGGCTCGTGAACTGTGTAGAGTTTTGCGACTCGATAAACATTCCTTTActgaaatcctaaaaatatactTTTTAGATGGACGGATCGTATTGAACAACCTCCTCGAG GGAAAAGACTTAAGTATTCGAAAGAAGCTTTTGGAGTCAGATATCACAATTTACATTGGAACTCATGAACTAGAACTGGCTACAAGGGTTAACTGTGCTGCTTATGTCGGTGATCTTTATCGAGTAAAACGCATGATTGAAGCTGGAGCAGATCCAAACAATACAGATTATGATGGTAGATGTGCTTTG CATGTTGCAGCATCTAAAGGGTATGAAGATATTACCGCTTTCCTGATTGAACAAGGAGTTAATGTCAATAATACAG ATAATTTTGGAAACACTCCTTTACTGGAAGCCCTCAAGAATGGTCATGATCGAGTAGATTCATTGCTCACCAGTGCCGGAGCTGTCCTCACCATTGATGACACTGGTAGTTTTCTCTGCAGTACAGTTGCTAGAAGGGACCTGGATCTTCTTAAAAGGGTTTTGGCGAAGGACATCAATCCAAATGTGAAGAACTATGATCACAGAACACCACTCCACATAGCTGCTTCGGAAGGGCTATCTCAAATGGCAGAATTACTATTAGAAGCAGGAGCAACTGTTTTTTCCAAGGACAG ATGGGGAAATACTCCACTCGACGAAGCCCGAATAGGTGGCGATAAAAAGTTGATTAAGTTGCTTGAAGTTGCAAGATCTTCTCAGTTGTTGGAGTTCTCTGAATCTTATCAAGAAAATAAAG TTTGTCATTAA